One window of the Cryptomeria japonica chromosome 7, Sugi_1.0, whole genome shotgun sequence genome contains the following:
- the LOC131068922 gene encoding cyclin-dependent kinase B1-1-like isoform X3 translates to MDDYEIFDTIGNGTYGKVYKAKVKNTGQIVAIKKAKLERDEDGIAATTLREISLLRIFMYQLFKGVSYCHGHGVIHRDLKPQNILVDKTRGLLKLADFGLGRSFFLPVGALTHNVMTLWYRAPEVLLGVVQYSIPVDIWSLGCIFAEMSRMTPLFRGDSEIGQLLCIFRQLGTPTEDMWPGVSKSRNWHSYPEWKPQKLSLVVPDMEPSGVDLLSNMLDYDPAKRISAKEAMQHPYFDDLDKSQY, encoded by the exons TAAGGTGTACAAAGCCAAGGTAAAAAATACAGGGCAGATTGTGGCCATTAAGAAAGCTAAGCTTGAGCGTGATGAAGATGGAATTGCCGCTACTACCCTCCGTGAGATATCCCTTCTGAGGAT CTTCATGTACCAGTTGTTCAAGGGAGTTTCTTACTGCCATGGTCATGGTGTAATTCATAG GGATTTGAAGCCTCAAAATATTTTGGTGGATAAAACAAGGGGTTTACTTAAACTTGCAGACTTCGGATTGGGGAGGTCATTCTTTCTGCCTGTTGGCGCCTTGACTCATAAT GTAATGACCCTTTGGTACAGGGCTCCTGAAGTTCTCTTGGGGGTTGTTCAGTATTCCATACCTGTTGACATCTGGTCACTTGGTTGTATATTTG CTGAAATGTCTCGCATGACTCCTTTATTCAGAGGAGATTCAGAAATAGGCCAACTTCTTTGCATTTTTAG GCAACTCGGGACTCCTACTGAAGATATGTGGCCAGGGGTGAGCAAGTCCAGGAATTGGCATTCTTATCCTGAGTGGAAACCTCAGAAGTTAAGCTTGGTTGTTCCAGATATGGAACCGAGTGGTGTAGATTTGTTGTCT AATATGTTGGATTATGATCCAGCGAAGAGAATATCAGCCAAGGAGGCAATGCAACACCCTTACTTCGATGACCTAGATAAATCTCAATACTGA
- the LOC131068922 gene encoding cyclin-dependent kinase B1-1-like isoform X2, with the protein MDDYEIFDTIGNGTYGKVYKAKVKNTGQIVAIKKAKLERDEDGIAATTLREISLLRMLSQNLNIVRLLDVKHLKCNDGRLFVCLIFEYVDCDLRDYIDKLSKTKMPQMLIKSFMYQLFKGVSYCHGHGVIHRDLKPQNILVDKTRGLLKLADFGLGRSFFLPVGALTHNVMTLWYRAPEVLLGVVQYSIPVDIWSLGCIFAEMSRMTPLFRGDSEIGQLLCIFRQLGTPTEDMWPGVSKSRNWHSYPEWKPQKLSLVVPDMEPSGVDLLSNMLDYDPAKRISAKEAMQHPYFDDLDKSQY; encoded by the exons TAAGGTGTACAAAGCCAAGGTAAAAAATACAGGGCAGATTGTGGCCATTAAGAAAGCTAAGCTTGAGCGTGATGAAGATGGAATTGCCGCTACTACCCTCCGTGAGATATCCCTTCTGAGGATGTTATCTCAGAATCTTAATATTGTAAG GTTACTTGATGTTAAACACTTGAAGTGCAATGACGGAAGGCTCTTCGTGTGTTTAATATTTGAATACGTGGACTGTGATCTCAGGGATTACATTGATAAGTTATCCAAGACAAAAATGCCTCAGATGCTTATCAAG AGCTTCATGTACCAGTTGTTCAAGGGAGTTTCTTACTGCCATGGTCATGGTGTAATTCATAG GGATTTGAAGCCTCAAAATATTTTGGTGGATAAAACAAGGGGTTTACTTAAACTTGCAGACTTCGGATTGGGGAGGTCATTCTTTCTGCCTGTTGGCGCCTTGACTCATAAT GTAATGACCCTTTGGTACAGGGCTCCTGAAGTTCTCTTGGGGGTTGTTCAGTATTCCATACCTGTTGACATCTGGTCACTTGGTTGTATATTTG CTGAAATGTCTCGCATGACTCCTTTATTCAGAGGAGATTCAGAAATAGGCCAACTTCTTTGCATTTTTAG GCAACTCGGGACTCCTACTGAAGATATGTGGCCAGGGGTGAGCAAGTCCAGGAATTGGCATTCTTATCCTGAGTGGAAACCTCAGAAGTTAAGCTTGGTTGTTCCAGATATGGAACCGAGTGGTGTAGATTTGTTGTCT AATATGTTGGATTATGATCCAGCGAAGAGAATATCAGCCAAGGAGGCAATGCAACACCCTTACTTCGATGACCTAGATAAATCTCAATACTGA
- the LOC131068922 gene encoding cyclin-dependent kinase B1-1-like isoform X1: protein MDDYEIFDTIGNGTYGKVYKAKVKNTGQIVAIKKAKLERDEDGIAATTLREISLLRMLSQNLNIVRLLDVKHLKCNDGRLFVCLIFEYVDCDLRDYIDKLSKTKMPQMLIKVFIVLQSFMYQLFKGVSYCHGHGVIHRDLKPQNILVDKTRGLLKLADFGLGRSFFLPVGALTHNVMTLWYRAPEVLLGVVQYSIPVDIWSLGCIFAEMSRMTPLFRGDSEIGQLLCIFRQLGTPTEDMWPGVSKSRNWHSYPEWKPQKLSLVVPDMEPSGVDLLSNMLDYDPAKRISAKEAMQHPYFDDLDKSQY from the exons TAAGGTGTACAAAGCCAAGGTAAAAAATACAGGGCAGATTGTGGCCATTAAGAAAGCTAAGCTTGAGCGTGATGAAGATGGAATTGCCGCTACTACCCTCCGTGAGATATCCCTTCTGAGGATGTTATCTCAGAATCTTAATATTGTAAG GTTACTTGATGTTAAACACTTGAAGTGCAATGACGGAAGGCTCTTCGTGTGTTTAATATTTGAATACGTGGACTGTGATCTCAGGGATTACATTGATAAGTTATCCAAGACAAAAATGCCTCAGATGCTTATCAAGGTAT TTATTGTGCTGCAGAGCTTCATGTACCAGTTGTTCAAGGGAGTTTCTTACTGCCATGGTCATGGTGTAATTCATAG GGATTTGAAGCCTCAAAATATTTTGGTGGATAAAACAAGGGGTTTACTTAAACTTGCAGACTTCGGATTGGGGAGGTCATTCTTTCTGCCTGTTGGCGCCTTGACTCATAAT GTAATGACCCTTTGGTACAGGGCTCCTGAAGTTCTCTTGGGGGTTGTTCAGTATTCCATACCTGTTGACATCTGGTCACTTGGTTGTATATTTG CTGAAATGTCTCGCATGACTCCTTTATTCAGAGGAGATTCAGAAATAGGCCAACTTCTTTGCATTTTTAG GCAACTCGGGACTCCTACTGAAGATATGTGGCCAGGGGTGAGCAAGTCCAGGAATTGGCATTCTTATCCTGAGTGGAAACCTCAGAAGTTAAGCTTGGTTGTTCCAGATATGGAACCGAGTGGTGTAGATTTGTTGTCT AATATGTTGGATTATGATCCAGCGAAGAGAATATCAGCCAAGGAGGCAATGCAACACCCTTACTTCGATGACCTAGATAAATCTCAATACTGA